CCGGGGCTTGCcatgtgtcccgcatgtcccactcgtcgctatcgaggattgactgtttgcGAATTTTcatggcgcgacgcttgggatcacatctcagtgggagttccgaaaagactcttcgagtTGCCATAATCAGAAAAAGagctctggcatgcgcgcattaaataccgACATATCCAAGGACGGTTGCGCCCGGACGACAGGGGAAGAACTTCAGCCACGACAacttctccgtacttccttcattcgaaattcaaactcggaagtggggggactggtgttgggcataaaatgccctcggccgaagttcttggcagggtcgaccctcacgagtctcttctgactttcgacaactgttggtgaacccccgtcactccgcccggactcctacgggagccgggctccgtcctccacctcaactgctggtaagccttgtccggactcctacaggagccggattttacctttaactttaattgcaggaagatttcgcccggactcctacgggagccgagctccgtccacgacttctgccgcgaggaagacttcgcccggactcctacgggagccgagctctgtccacgacttctgccgcgaggaagacttcgcccggactcctacgggagccgagctctgtccacgacttctgccgcgaggaagacttcgcccggactcctacgggagccgagctccgtccgcgacttctgCCACGAGGAAGacgtcgcccggactcctacgggagccgagctccatccacgacttctgtcgtgaggaagacttcgcctggactcctacgggagccgggctccgtccacgacttcaaccgcaagtagactttgcccgaactcctacgggagccgggctccgtccatgacttcaaccgcaagtagactccgcccggactcctacgggagccggactccgtcctcaacctcaactgctggtaagccttgtccggactcctacgggagccggacttcacctttaactttaattgcaggaagacttcgcccagactcctacgggagccgagctccgtccacgatttctgccgcgaagaagacttcgcccggactcctacgggagccgggctccatccacgacttcaaccgcaagtagactccgcccggacccctacgggagccgggctccgtcttcaacctcaactgctggtaagccttgtccagactcccacaggagccggacttcacctttaactttaattgcaggaagactccgcccggactcctacgggagccgaactccgcccacgaccccgactgcaagtagactttgtccggactcctacggaagccagactccgtcttccattccgactgcgggaagacctcgcccaaactcctacgggagccggacttcacctttaactttaattgcaggaagacttcgcccggactcctacgggagccgagctccgtccacgacttctgccgcgaggaagacttcgcccggactcctacgggagccgggctccgtccacgacttcaaccgcaagtagactccgcccagactcctacgggagccgggctccgtcctcaacctcaactgttggtaagccttgtccggactcctacgggagccggacttcacctttaactttaattgcaggaagactccgcccggactcctacgggagccagactccgcccacgaccccgactgcaagtagacttcgtccggactcctacggaagccagactccgtcttccattccgactgcgggaagaccttgcccaaactcctacgggtgccggacctcgctaccaactccaatcgaacttcggccgacaagtctggaccccctggcaggccacagtaacggacaacactgttccaccccctgcggcggaccatacgcaactccattactccttgacaggccgtattaacggccacgattctgctccactccctgcggcggatcccgtgcgattccaccaccccctgACGAGTCATGatagcggatgccgctccactccccgtaactgattccacgtggcgagtcacggcgatagccacgatcctacactaccctccgcaataaaatcctcctgactctgggcagcccactaccggacggttacaggcgtcgctatcaatctgttgccctctccgtctataaaaggaaaaccccagatacgttattctataagctcttattttttacctcaaaactctgttaaattcttcgttcgagcactccattcttgttgaggcaaagaactgacttgagcatcggaggatcttgccggagcaaccccacctccggtttagacttcctttgcaggtcccggcggcgaccgcgactccctcgactccagcttctccggcgcaagcagatttttgcaccaacacatacatacatacatacatacatacatatatacatacatacatatgtacatatatatatatatatatagacacacacagatatatatatatatatatatatatatacatacatacatacatacatacatacatacatattgttGTATGCTGTTGTGGCATCTTTTTATTTGCTTTACCTACAACAGTAAACTAAGTctattcaaaaatttaagtttacTTAAGAATTTCATCCCATGCGCCAAGGTTATGCCAGGCAATGCTCATTTACATTTGAGTATATGCTCCATACATGTACAGAACCTCTGTACCCGAAGTGGCTTGAGCGTCACCGGAGTCTGGCGTTGGATCTTAACGGGATCCATAGTTCAGACCATGCTGATCCATTGTTCAGAGTCTGGCAAGCTTCTGCCACTCACTCCACCAGAGTAGGAAAATATAGGGGAAAACATAACCTTCATGCATTATCTCTACCTTGAGGCCATGTGCATCTAATTTATCTCGCATGAAttaacttttatttttctttttctgttcACTTGAAATATATATAGCTAAAAAATTCCTTAGCAAGGAAATTTAAGAAAATAACTGTCTATTAAGTTTCAGGGAAACAGAACTAGGCACCTCCTCTGGAATCTAGTGCTACTGTCTGTGAAATACACCACCCCTGTTTCCTGGTCGACATCTACACCATTAGTGAAGTTAAATGGCAGCCCATCGGCGCTCGTCGCGAGCTGCGTCGCCGCCCCTCCATTCGGCCGGACGACTAGGAGCCCAAAGTAGGCATCCGCAATATAGAGATCACCTGTCGCCTTATGAAACTGCAAACCCAATGGCCTTCCACATGCACTCTCCAACATATTATAGCTAGAGCCATGACAAACTCGCTCCCTGCTAACAAAGGAAAAAATGAACCTCTAGTTTGAAACCTTTTTTTGTTAGTCTCTGCAAGCTAGCTACATTATTGTTACCTATGCTTGGAATTAACGGCAAAGTCAGCCCAACCAAGGCCTCGGCCCTGCCATTTAAGAATGCGACCATCAGAGACCCCAGTGTAGGGACCTCCACCCAAGTGATCAAAGGCAAGGCTCTCGGGGCCGACCACCGAGCTGAGAACGAgcctctcaaagttctgaagcttGTCAATGGCTTTCTGTTGGAAGCTGGAAGTGAAGACAAGGAGAGCAAAGAGGGTGAGGACGGCCAGTGTGATGGGATTGGTGGTCAAGCGCTTTGCTTCCATGGGGTTAGGAAATTAAAGAGCTGAAGACTCGTAGGGTATGCCACTGACGGATGGACATATATAGACTGGGTACAGAAGAGAGCGTTGTTATGAAGGGCGGTTGGCGCGACAGCAGTTGCCATTAATATGTTCAAAACTATCCTCAATTTCTGTGGATATCTGGAGGTACGTTACGAATTAATCGTGCCGTTCGGGAAATGGGGGCAATTATAAACTAGCCATAAAGTTAGTCACCAAACCTCATGACTTGTACCttacacacccccccccccccaaaaaaaaaaaaaaaaaaaggaaaactcaTGACTTGTTTGGAAAGCCGGAGACGGCAAGACGATGCGACGGAAGTACCAGAATGCCGCAAGATTAAACTCCTTCGTTAAGAGCCAATCTCATCACTCAACAGGCTGTCTACTCTTCTCCTGTGTCTGTTGGTTTTGTGCTGAAACCTTGGACCGGTATATTTTGTTCAGCAAATGTAGCAGGGTTAACATCAACTGTTTCATTTGCAAATAGCTCAAGTAGAACTCTTACCTTTCAATAACACTAGGTGGCTGTTCCCTCcccatttctcaaaaaaaaaaaaaaaaaaaaaaaaaagagagagagagagagagtggtgcGGGAGAAATAGTATGGGAGACGGTGGGGTCAGCGGCAATGTAGCAGGGTTAACATCAACTGTTTCATTTGCAAATAGCTCAAGTAGAACTCTTACCTTTCAATAACACTAGGTGGCTGTTCCCTCcccatttctcaaaaaaaaaaaaaaaaaaaagagagagagagagagagagagagtggtgcGGGAGAAATAGTATGGGAGACGGTGGGGTCAGCGGCAGCGTGGGATGTTTGGAAGATCTTTTGAGTTGCACGTAACGCACATGTTTTGTTGAGAGGAGTTATCGTGGAATGGGAATGGAAACAAACGGACCCATGCTCCACACTCCTCATTTAATTGGAGGGAGTTCGTCCCTAATTCTGTCTCGGGGAAGGACAGGGAtgtctaattttttaaaattcaacttCAGCTAGCtagatttatataaaatattattttaaataaattataaaatttttataaaaataaatcaaaattatagatacatccaataattttcaaaacttaCAATCATATTCTTAATATTTTAATCAAttctatattttaattaatattattaaacaGTCTATTAATATTAACTTGAATTTCATTGtttcatcattataaatttttaaaataattaaaataatttttaataaaaaatttaaaaaaaataaaatgagaacCTTCctctcaattaaatctaatctccCCTCTCTGGGCCCTTGTGCTCCAGACTCTCTGCCACCGTCCCCACCCTACCATCGCCGCGCCCTCCACCCACTCCTCCTCCGTCTCTGCTTCTTCGATTGGTCCAGCCGCTAGCCCAGCTACCGACACTCCCGTGCCGCCTAACACACCATCTTCAGCCTCCTCTCCCGTGCTCGCCTCATCTCCACCATCCTCGAGTGGCTCCGCcttttctccctctcctcctGCCACCATTTCCTCCTCACCTCGAATGCCACCATGCCACACCCCTCCTTCCACGAGGCTCGCATCCGTCACGACGATGGTGGAGGTG
Above is a genomic segment from Elaeis guineensis isolate ETL-2024a chromosome 1, EG11, whole genome shotgun sequence containing:
- the LOC105032001 gene encoding protein STRICTOSIDINE SYNTHASE-LIKE 10-like, with product MEAKRLTTNPITLAVLTLFALLVFTSSFQQKAIDKLQNFERLVLSSVVGPESLAFDHLGGGPYTGVSDGRILKWQGRGLGWADFAVNSKHRERVCHGSSYNMLESACGRPLGLQFHKATGDLYIADAYFGLLVVRPNGGAATQLATSADGLPFNFTNGVDVDQETGVVYFTDSSTRFQRRDYLLAVIMGDATGRLMKYDPKTKKVTVLIRSLAFPNGLAISNDNTFLLIAETSTCRVLKYWLQGPRTGTFKVFAELPGYPDNIKRNPRGEFWVALNQDKLQLNGQTTLEQHPVALRLSQEGKVLEVLEGGPMTSISEVEENNGTIWFGSVDMPYVGVYKL